The Rhodamnia argentea isolate NSW1041297 chromosome 10, ASM2092103v1, whole genome shotgun sequence sequence CGGCGGCGGTTGGCGATAGAGCGAAGGAGGCAACGGCTGCGAAGACGGAGCAGATGGAGCGAGAACGGCAGGTATATGGAACGATAGGTATATAGGTGTTGAATGATCTATGACCTGCCTCTTTCTTCAAGCACACACTACTTTTTATTTCCCTCGTCGATTAAATCGCATCAGACTTCAGGTTCTACTCGACTGTTTGTTTCCGCTTCATTACGCCGCAGTTAATGTAGATGAATTCTACAGTCTGTGACCGATCCAAAGTTACTGACACTTCGTCCATTTTCAATAGGTTATAGTGAACTTTGATTATTGTTCATGTTTTCAAATGAGTTCACACGTGTTTAGATTTGTAGAAGCGTGGTCAAAATAACTGAAACCTGACTTTCAAAATTAATATCAAGATCTTTCTGCGACATATTGCACGTTTATGCTGCAAGACACGAGGAAACATTCACGGCGAGATGTGCCTCTTTGATTCTACTTTGGATATATTTGTTATTACTTAGGTCAATATCATCACTGCGATCTCATTATGAATGATCTATGTGATTTGTGGAGGGCACGTGGGCGAGCGAGCAGAGAGGAACCAAGACGATGGACGAGATCTTGCAGGAACCGGCGGAGTACCAGGACAAGGAAAACCGAGCCATCGTGGAGGCGGAGGTCGACAGAATGCGAAACCAGGGGAAGCAGGGGAAATTGGGAGGGATACTGGGAGCCATTGGAGAGACGCTGGTTGAGATTGCGCAGTCGACCAAGGACATGGTTTTGGGCAAGGACCACCGCAGAGGCAAGCCTGAGAACGCCGTGGTGTATGACTTGGGCTATGGTGGCAAGCGACCCGAGCACGATGCTCAGGGACCTGAGCAGTGAGAAAACTCATCATCAACATAAGAAGCCCATCTCAAttgcagtaaaaaaaaaaaaaaaaaagcatgtacCTACGTGTGTGTGCAGAAgacaaacattttcccttttccttctcttttcaatCCTTGCTTTCTAGGACACTCTTGAAGCGTTCAAATGAAGTTTGACAGATGCTTGTGATTTTGGAATGGTTGAGTGGTGTTCATAGCATTCACCTGCAGCAgctaaaatctctctctctctctctctctctctctgccaatTTCTAAGGCAGAAAGATTTCTAGTGGCAGGGGATTGATGTTCAAAGGCACATCTCAATCAGCAGAGCTGGGTGCTTTCTGTATTTTTTGGAGTAGAATACAGGCATTGCTTCAGGATAGTGCTTTCAATTCTAGACTTCGATTACTTACGATGGTACGAGCACGGTACTTGGTTAAAAACACGTGGAAGATAGGAATGGAGAACGAACTGACAGAGGTAACTTACACCCTGTTACAAGACATCAACACACGAACTGCAAGCTCTAGATCTGGACTTAATAGTTGCGCGGGGACAAAACAGTAAGGGGAAGCCACGAGAAATTTGTGTATCGTCTCGTTGATGTAGTCATGCAAAACAAAAGATGGCGATAACACCAAGCTCCAAACGAAACCCGCCATAATCCTGTGAACGACAACTATCCGCATATTCCTAGGTTGACCAACGTTCATCGTTTCAGCAAACCTACCAGGATTTGCACGCCCCATCAGATCCTCATTTAAATTAGCCGGCACTTGTCATTGAACCCGTCAATTTTTGGAACGAGTTCAACAGCTTTTGGGATTGAGTTAAAGTGTGGGAGGAGGATTGATTTGATTCAAGTCCAAATGTTTAAGAAAATACCAGAGAGATGGAGGGAGTTGAGTGGGCAGAAAAACTGGAAGAACCTCCTGGACCCTCTCGATCTCGACCTCAGGCGTTACCTCATCCACTACGGCGAGCGGGCCCAAGCCACTTACGACACCTTCAACGACGAGGTCAGGTCCAAGTACGCCGGCGACAGCCGCTACTGCCCAAAAGATCTGTTCTCGAAGGTCGGACTGTCCATCGCCAACCCTTTCGAGTACACCGCCACCAAGTACTTCTACGCGACATCCTCGATCAAGGTCCCTGAATGTTTTATCCTGAGGTCCCTGTCCAGGGAAGCCTGGAACAAGGAGTCAAACTGGATGGGGTACGTCGCGGTGGCGACTGACAAGGGCAAGGCCGCACTCGGACGGCGGGATATATTAGTCGCGTGGAGAGGTACTATTCAGATCCTGGAATGGGCTAGCGATTTCGATTTTCCATTGACACCTGCTACAAAGATACTGGGGGACACAGACTCCGACGCAGACGCAGCTGCAGATGCAGATGCAGCTGCAGACGATGTTGATAATATAATTCCTAAAGTGCACAGCGGGTTCCTCTCCGTCTATACCTCAGAGGATCCTCGCTCGGAGTTCAATAAATCTTGTGCCAGGGAACAGGTAAACTCATTACCTCATGCAGCTCATATTTTTTCTACTGGGTCTCTAGGCGTTGCTCTCGCATTCGTGGTGTTTCTCATGTTTTCTTCATCCACAATTCTAGGTCCTGACGGAAGTGCAGCGGCTGGTTGACCAATACAAGGAAGAGGAAATCAGCATAACTATCACGGGCCACAGCCTAGGAGCATCGCTTGCATCGCTCAACGCTATTGACATAGCCTGGAACGGCTACAACAAGCCGTGTGGCACCCAATCAAAGCAACCCTGCCCCGTGACTGCCTTCGTCTATGCCAGCCCCCGTGTGGGAAATTTCAAATTCTGTAATATTGCCAACTCCATCCCGAGCCTGCACCTCCTGCGCATTGCCAACTTGCCCGACATAGTGCCAAAGTTACCATCTAAAGGGTACTACTCTGACCTCGGACAAGAGTTGCTGATCAACAATCAACTGTCCAAGTACATGAAGTACCCCGGGAATGTTAAGAGTTGGCATTCGTTGGAGGGGTATTTGCACGGGGTGGCGGGGATGCAGGGCATAAAAGCACCGTTCAAGCTAGCAGTGAAGAGGGACGTGGCGCTGGTGAACAAGCACACGTCGTTCCTTAGGGAGAAGTATCTGGTGCCGGAAGCGTGGTGGATAATGAAGAACAGAGGGATGGTTCAGCTGGAGGAGGGCTCGTGGCAGCTGGAGGAT is a genomic window containing:
- the LOC115732315 gene encoding phospholipase A1-II 1-like, whose translation is MFKKIPERWRELSGQKNWKNLLDPLDLDLRRYLIHYGERAQATYDTFNDEVRSKYAGDSRYCPKDLFSKVGLSIANPFEYTATKYFYATSSIKVPECFILRSLSREAWNKESNWMGYVAVATDKGKAALGRRDILVAWRGTIQILEWASDFDFPLTPATKILGDTDSDADAAADADAAADDVDNIIPKVHSGFLSVYTSEDPRSEFNKSCAREQVLTEVQRLVDQYKEEEISITITGHSLGASLASLNAIDIAWNGYNKPCGTQSKQPCPVTAFVYASPRVGNFKFCNIANSIPSLHLLRIANLPDIVPKLPSKGYYSDLGQELLINNQLSKYMKYPGNVKSWHSLEGYLHGVAGMQGIKAPFKLAVKRDVALVNKHTSFLREKYLVPEAWWIMKNRGMVQLEEGSWQLEDHEKNCDSSDDES